In Odocoileus virginianus isolate 20LAN1187 ecotype Illinois chromosome 23, Ovbor_1.2, whole genome shotgun sequence, one DNA window encodes the following:
- the USP18 gene encoding ubl carboxyl-terminal hydrolase 18: MGPVGLHNIGQTCCLNSLIQVLVRNVGFAKILKRITVPGGAEERRRSVPFQLLLLLEKMQDGRQKAVQPKELAYCLQKYNIPLFVQHDAAQLYLTVWNLIKDQITDVDLVERLQALYTIRVKESLACLECASEVGRNSSMLALPLSVFDMDSKPLKTLEDALHCFFQPQELSSVDKCFCGSCGRKTRWKQVLTLTHLPQTLTIHLMRFSIRNLRAEKICHSLYFPQNLDLTKLLETEGEPYSAEEQCGGYYELFAVIAHVGNADYGHYCAYIRSSADGEWFCFNDSNVCWVSWEDVQCTYGNRSYRWGETAYLLFYMKTES; the protein is encoded by the exons ATGG GCCCAGTCGGTTTACACAACATTGGACAGACATGCTGTCTTAACTCCCTGATCCAGGTGCTTGTTAGAAACGTGGGATTTGCCAAGATACTGAAGAG GATAACGGTGCCAGGTGGAGCTGAGGAGCGGAGGAGGAGTGTCCCCTTccagctgctgttgctgctggagaagatgcaGGACGGCCGGCAGAAGGCGGTGCAGCCCAAGGAGCTGGCCTACTGTCTGCAGAAGTACAACATTCCAT TGTTTGTCCAGCACGACGCTGCCCAGCTCTACCTCACAGTCTGGAACCTGATCAAGGACCAGATCACAGATGTGGACTTG GTCGAGAGGCTGCAAGCCCTCTACACCATCCGCGTGAAGGAGTCCTTGGCCTGTCTTGAATGTGCCTCGGAGGTGGGCAGAAACAGCAGCATGCTGGCCCTCCCTCTGTCTGTCTTTGACATGGACTCGAAGCCCCTGAAAACGCTG GAGGACGCCCTCCACTGTTTCTTCCAGCCCCAGGAGCTGTCCAGCGTGGACAAGTGCTTCTGTGGGAGCTGTGGCAGGAAGACTCGCTGGAAGCAG GTCTTGACGCTGACCCACCTGCCCCAAACACTGACCATCCACCTCATGCGATTCTCCATCAGAAACCTGCGGGCAGAAAAAATCTGCCACTCATTGTATTTCCCCCAGAATCTGGATCTAACCAAGCTCCTTGAGACAGAGGGAGAGCCCTACAGTGCTGAGGAGCAG TGTGGAGGGTACTATGAGCTCTTTGCTGTGATCGCCCACGTGGGGAATGCTGACTACGGTCACTACTGTGCCTACATCCGGAGTTCTGCAGATGGAGAATGGTTCTGCTTCAACGATTCCAATGTTTGTTGG GTGTCCTGGGAAGACGTCCAGTGTACCTATGGGAATCGCAGCTACCGCTG gggGGAGACTGCCTATCTCCTGTTTTACATGAAGACTGAGTCCTAA